The Caulobacter sp. FWC26 genome window below encodes:
- a CDS encoding electron transfer flavoprotein subunit alpha/FixB family protein, whose product MAVLVVADNDNAHLRDGTHKTVTAALKISGDVDVLVLGRGAKGVADAAAKIAGVRKVLLAESDALGHGVAEAQADAVLALAGNYDAILVPATSGGKNFAPRVAAKLDVAPISDIIEVVSADTFTRPIYAGNALETVQSSDAKKVITVRPTAFAAAAEGGSASVESVSGADAAKTRFVSEEMVKSDRPELAAAKIVVSGGRAMGSAEEFQRVIEPLADKLGAAVGASRAAVDAGYAPNDYQVGQTGKVVAPQLYVAIGISGAIQHLAGMKDSKVIVAINKDADAPIFQVADFGLVADYKTAVPELMDSLT is encoded by the coding sequence ATGGCTGTTCTCGTCGTCGCCGATAACGACAACGCGCACCTGCGCGATGGCACCCACAAGACCGTCACCGCCGCCCTGAAGATCTCGGGCGACGTGGACGTGCTGGTCCTTGGCAGGGGCGCCAAGGGCGTGGCCGACGCCGCCGCCAAGATCGCCGGCGTCCGCAAGGTGCTGCTGGCCGAGTCCGACGCCCTGGGCCACGGCGTCGCCGAAGCCCAGGCCGACGCCGTGCTGGCCCTGGCCGGCAATTACGACGCGATCCTGGTTCCGGCCACCTCGGGCGGCAAGAACTTCGCGCCGCGCGTCGCCGCCAAGCTGGACGTCGCCCCGATCAGCGACATCATCGAGGTCGTCTCGGCCGACACCTTCACGCGCCCGATCTATGCCGGCAACGCGCTGGAGACCGTCCAGTCGTCGGACGCCAAGAAGGTGATCACCGTCCGTCCGACCGCCTTCGCGGCGGCGGCTGAAGGCGGCTCCGCCTCGGTGGAGAGCGTGTCGGGCGCCGACGCGGCCAAAACCCGCTTCGTCAGCGAAGAGATGGTCAAGTCGGACCGTCCGGAACTGGCCGCGGCCAAGATCGTCGTCTCCGGCGGTCGCGCCATGGGTTCGGCCGAGGAGTTCCAGCGCGTGATCGAGCCGCTGGCCGACAAGCTGGGCGCCGCCGTCGGCGCCTCGCGCGCGGCCGTCGACGCCGGCTACGCCCCGAACGACTACCAGGTCGGCCAGACCGGCAAGGTCGTGGCCCCGCAGCTCTATGTCGCCATCGGCATCTCGGGCGCGATCCAGCACCTGGCCGGCATGAAGGACTCCAAGGTGATCGTCGCGATCAACAAGGACGCCGACGCCCCGATCTTCCAGGTGGCCGACTTCGGCCTGGTCGCCGACTACAAGACGGCCGTGCCGGAGCTGATGGACTCCCTGACCTGA
- a CDS encoding MerR family transcriptional regulator gives MTARADYVGPITKSAEAMFARAERKTIARKLTAPPPSALREIITSFGLSPTIIRRWEEAGLVAFERQGGRVVVNDTTREHLATVIELRAAGFSVKEIAWISETLPPTIKQMRDALAARQAQTVSKPSTQLGSAFRETIKAFGLSLTVVKHWENAGVVAFARQGGRVVVDDAMRESLAMVIELRRAGFSVKEITWISDTLPPTVSQMRQALQARLAQSEAARARSIAGAIVAGCSRG, from the coding sequence ATGACTGCTCGCGCCGACTATGTCGGACCGATCACCAAGTCGGCCGAAGCCATGTTCGCTCGCGCCGAACGCAAGACGATAGCTCGCAAACTCACTGCCCCGCCGCCGTCGGCGCTGCGTGAGATCATCACGTCTTTCGGCCTCAGTCCGACCATCATCAGGCGTTGGGAAGAGGCCGGCCTTGTCGCGTTCGAGCGGCAAGGTGGGCGCGTCGTTGTCAACGATACGACGCGAGAGCATTTGGCCACGGTCATCGAACTTCGCGCCGCCGGCTTCTCGGTCAAGGAAATCGCCTGGATCTCCGAGACCTTACCGCCGACCATCAAGCAGATGCGTGACGCGCTTGCGGCCCGCCAAGCTCAAACCGTGAGCAAGCCGTCGACCCAGCTCGGGTCGGCGTTCCGCGAGACCATCAAGGCCTTTGGCCTCAGCCTGACCGTCGTCAAGCATTGGGAAAATGCCGGTGTCGTCGCCTTCGCACGCCAAGGCGGACGCGTCGTGGTCGACGACGCCATGCGTGAGAGCCTAGCCATGGTGATCGAGCTTCGGCGCGCCGGCTTCTCGGTCAAGGAGATCACTTGGATTTCCGACACCTTGCCGCCGACCGTTTCGCAGATGCGCCAAGCCCTCCAGGCGCGCCTCGCCCAAAGCGAAGCCGCGCGCGCGCGCTCGATCGCGGGAGCGATCGTCGCGGGCTGCTCTCGGGGCTAG
- the bioB gene encoding biotin synthase BioB codes for MFTGTPHPRHDWTLAETEALFDLPFMELVFQAASVHRAWFDPSEVQLSQLLSVKTGGCAENCGYCSQSAHFKTGLKAEKLMATEDVVAKARAARDGGAQRFCMGAAWRELKDRDLPKLAEMIGEVKALGLETCATLGMLTADQAKALKDAGLDYYNHNLDTGPDYYKDVVTTRTYQERLDTLAHVRDAGMSTCCGGIVGMGEQRRDRAGLLHQLATLPAHPDSLPINGLVPVSGTPLGDKVLSEGKAIDAIEFIRTIAVARIVCPKSMVRLSAGREGMSRELQALCFMAGANSIFVGGKLLTTPLPGLDEDSKLFQDLDLRPMHAAGPMDQGLLDLELLMGIA; via the coding sequence ATGTTCACCGGAACGCCGCACCCCCGCCATGACTGGACGCTCGCCGAGACGGAGGCTCTCTTCGACCTGCCGTTCATGGAGCTGGTGTTCCAGGCCGCCAGCGTGCACCGCGCCTGGTTCGACCCCTCCGAGGTGCAGTTGTCGCAGCTCCTGTCGGTCAAGACCGGCGGCTGCGCCGAGAACTGCGGCTATTGCAGCCAGTCGGCCCACTTCAAGACCGGCCTCAAGGCCGAGAAGCTGATGGCAACCGAGGACGTGGTCGCCAAGGCCCGCGCCGCCCGCGACGGCGGGGCCCAGCGCTTCTGCATGGGCGCGGCCTGGCGCGAGCTGAAGGACCGCGACCTGCCCAAGCTCGCCGAGATGATCGGCGAGGTGAAGGCCCTGGGCCTGGAGACCTGCGCCACCCTGGGCATGCTGACCGCCGACCAGGCCAAGGCCCTGAAGGACGCGGGGCTCGACTACTACAACCACAACCTCGACACCGGTCCGGACTACTACAAGGACGTGGTGACCACGCGCACCTACCAGGAGCGCCTCGACACCCTGGCCCATGTCCGCGACGCCGGCATGAGCACCTGCTGCGGCGGCATCGTCGGCATGGGCGAGCAGCGCCGCGACCGCGCCGGCCTGCTGCATCAGCTGGCCACCCTGCCGGCTCATCCCGACAGCCTGCCGATCAACGGCCTGGTGCCGGTCAGCGGCACGCCGCTGGGCGACAAGGTGCTCAGCGAAGGCAAGGCGATCGACGCCATCGAGTTCATCCGCACCATCGCCGTCGCCCGCATCGTCTGCCCGAAGTCCATGGTCCGCCTGTCGGCCGGTCGCGAGGGCATGAGCCGCGAGCTGCAGGCCCTGTGCTTCATGGCCGGCGCCAATTCGATCTTCGTCGGCGGCAAGCTGCTGACCACCCCGCTGCCGGGCCTGGACGAGGACTCAAAGCTGTTCCAGGACCTGGACCTGAGGCCGATGCACGCGGCGGGTCCGATGGATCAAGGCCTCCTTGACCTGGAGCTGCTGATGGGGATTGCGTGA
- a CDS encoding Lrp/AsnC family transcriptional regulator has product MAFLNDLDETDLKILDTIQRNPPMTTAELAEHVGMSQSPCWRRLTRLKEEGYIVDQVTRLSAERLGLRTNIFANVKLSAHGQSNLNEFIEAVSRIPEVMEVHPTMGPFDFLLRIVTRDVEDYRELAFGRLLTLPTVQEINSTMSLGPVKMTTALPIR; this is encoded by the coding sequence ATGGCCTTTCTGAACGACCTCGATGAAACCGATCTGAAAATTCTGGACACCATCCAGCGCAATCCGCCGATGACCACAGCGGAGCTGGCCGAGCATGTGGGCATGTCGCAATCGCCCTGCTGGCGCCGCCTCACCCGTTTGAAGGAGGAAGGCTATATCGTCGATCAGGTCACCCGCCTTTCCGCGGAAAGGCTCGGCCTGCGCACGAACATCTTCGCCAACGTAAAGCTCTCCGCCCACGGCCAGAGCAATCTCAACGAGTTCATCGAGGCGGTGTCGCGCATCCCCGAAGTGATGGAGGTCCATCCCACGATGGGACCGTTCGACTTCTTGCTGCGGATCGTCACGCGGGATGTCGAGGACTACCGCGAACTGGCGTTTGGCAGGCTTTTGACCCTTCCGACCGTTCAGGAGATCAACTCCACCATGTCCTTGGGTCCGGTTAAGATGACGACGGCCCTTCCGATCCGATAG
- a CDS encoding thiamine pyrophosphate-dependent enzyme — protein MKNRPTLRLHIPEPAARPGDAPSFDRALIPSAGATRRPETNALEAEMRDLPFGLVRVLDDAGEATGPWNPNLSTSTLLAGLRAMLLTRVFDERLFRAHRQGKTSFYMKSTGEEAIGAAQSLFLDRDDMCFPTYRVLSWLMARNYPLIDLCNQIFSNEKDPLKGRQLPILYSARKYGFYSLSGNVGSRFGHAVGWAMASAFKGGDSIALAYIGEGTTAEGDFHEALTFASVYKAPVILCVTNNQWAISSFSGIAGANETTFAAKALAYGLPGLRVDGNDFLAIWAATEWAAERARQNLGATLIELYTYRASGHSTSDDPTKYRPADEAEAWPLGDPLDRLKTHLIALGAWDEERHAALAAELDAEVRAAVKEAEAVGTLGKSKPSVKEMFEGVFKDPDWRVTEQRRELGI, from the coding sequence ATGAAAAATCGCCCCACGCTTCGCCTACACATCCCAGAACCGGCCGCCCGGCCTGGCGATGCGCCCTCGTTCGATCGTGCGCTGATCCCGTCGGCCGGAGCCACGCGACGGCCCGAGACCAACGCTCTCGAAGCGGAGATGCGCGATCTGCCCTTCGGCTTGGTTCGTGTCCTCGACGATGCGGGCGAGGCCACGGGGCCCTGGAATCCCAATCTCTCGACGAGCACGCTACTGGCGGGACTTCGCGCCATGCTGCTGACGCGTGTGTTCGACGAGCGACTGTTTCGCGCGCATCGTCAGGGCAAGACCAGCTTCTACATGAAGTCGACCGGGGAGGAGGCGATCGGTGCGGCGCAGTCCTTGTTCCTGGACCGTGACGACATGTGTTTCCCGACCTATCGCGTGCTCAGCTGGTTGATGGCGCGCAACTACCCGCTGATCGATCTGTGCAATCAGATCTTCTCCAACGAGAAGGATCCGCTGAAGGGGCGCCAGCTTCCGATCCTCTATTCGGCGCGGAAATACGGGTTCTATTCCCTGTCAGGCAATGTCGGCAGCCGCTTTGGTCACGCCGTCGGCTGGGCCATGGCCTCGGCGTTCAAGGGCGGCGATTCCATCGCGCTGGCCTATATCGGCGAAGGCACAACGGCCGAAGGCGACTTCCACGAGGCCCTGACCTTCGCCAGTGTCTACAAGGCGCCGGTCATCCTGTGCGTGACCAACAACCAATGGGCTATCTCCAGTTTTTCGGGCATCGCCGGGGCCAATGAAACCACCTTCGCGGCCAAGGCGCTTGCCTATGGCCTGCCGGGGCTTCGGGTCGACGGCAACGACTTTCTGGCCATCTGGGCGGCCACTGAATGGGCGGCCGAACGGGCGCGCCAGAACCTCGGCGCCACGCTGATCGAGCTCTACACCTATCGCGCGTCTGGCCATTCGACCTCGGACGATCCGACCAAATATCGACCGGCCGACGAAGCCGAGGCCTGGCCTCTGGGAGACCCGCTCGACCGCCTGAAGACGCACCTCATCGCGCTCGGCGCCTGGGACGAGGAGCGCCACGCGGCCCTGGCGGCCGAACTGGACGCCGAGGTGCGCGCAGCGGTCAAGGAGGCAGAGGCGGTCGGCACGCTCGGCAAGTCCAAGCCGAGCGTGAAGGAAATGTTCGAGGGCGTCTTCAAGGACCCCGACTGGCGCGTCACTGAACAGCGCCGCGAGCTGGGGATCTGA
- a CDS encoding alpha-ketoacid dehydrogenase subunit beta: MPTMNMIQALNSALDVVLTEDPDTLIFGEDVGYFGGVFRVTDGLQKKHGLTRCFDAPISEGGIVAAAIGMGAYGLRPIPEIQFADYILPAFDQLVSEAARLRYRSNGEFWAPITVRSPYGGGIFGGQTHSQSPEAIFAHITGLKTVIPSNPYDAKGLLIASIEDDDPVIFLEPKRLYNGPFDGRHDQALKTWAGDPKAEVPAERYTVPLGKAAIVREGREATVLAYGTMVHVALAGIEDSGVDAELIDLRSIVPLDVEAIVASVKKTGRCVILHEASRFGGFGGELSALVQERCFYHLKSAVRRVAGWDTPYPHAFEWDYFPGPARLAAALKSAMED; the protein is encoded by the coding sequence ATGCCCACCATGAATATGATCCAGGCGCTGAACTCCGCGCTCGACGTCGTCCTGACCGAGGACCCCGACACCCTGATCTTTGGCGAGGACGTCGGCTATTTCGGTGGCGTGTTTCGCGTCACCGACGGGCTTCAGAAGAAGCACGGCCTGACCCGCTGCTTTGACGCCCCGATATCCGAAGGCGGCATCGTCGCCGCGGCGATCGGCATGGGGGCCTATGGCTTGCGCCCAATCCCCGAAATTCAATTCGCCGACTACATTCTACCAGCCTTCGATCAGCTAGTGTCGGAAGCCGCGCGCCTGCGCTATCGTTCGAATGGCGAATTTTGGGCTCCGATCACGGTGCGCTCGCCGTATGGCGGCGGGATCTTTGGCGGCCAGACCCACAGCCAGTCGCCCGAAGCGATCTTCGCCCATATTACCGGCCTGAAGACCGTCATCCCGTCCAATCCCTACGACGCCAAGGGTCTTTTGATCGCATCGATCGAGGACGATGATCCGGTGATCTTCCTGGAGCCGAAGAGGCTCTACAACGGACCATTCGACGGACGTCACGACCAGGCGCTGAAGACCTGGGCCGGCGATCCGAAGGCCGAGGTCCCCGCCGAACGCTACACCGTGCCACTCGGCAAGGCCGCGATCGTGCGCGAGGGACGCGAGGCCACCGTGTTGGCTTATGGCACGATGGTCCACGTCGCCTTGGCCGGGATCGAAGACAGCGGCGTGGACGCCGAACTGATCGACTTGCGCTCCATCGTGCCGCTCGACGTTGAGGCGATCGTGGCCTCGGTCAAGAAGACCGGACGATGTGTCATCCTTCACGAGGCCTCGCGGTTCGGGGGCTTCGGCGGAGAGCTGTCGGCCCTGGTTCAGGAGCGCTGCTTCTACCACCTCAAGAGCGCCGTGCGCCGGGTCGCGGGTTGGGACACGCCTTATCCGCACGCGTTCGAGTGGGACTATTTCCCGGGACCGGCGCGACTGGCCGCGGCGCTCAAAAGCGCGATGGAGGACTAG